Proteins from one Natrinema salifodinae genomic window:
- a CDS encoding tripartite tricarboxylate transporter TctB family protein, with protein MLVILVGVSALFLVEPVLENYPDDARVFPQLTASIVFIGSLLLLFRNYLPGPLRTFVAESISITSTDESDIPGAEEDREESEETEAEYKKETIGTEYGYEVNETVFMVVTTILYFAGGWAAGFLFATPIYILGYTLWFRTSPVISVVLATLGTIVIYLFMTYLVLPFDQGHIFDFSPFLPLLLDGLSASLPGGGT; from the coding sequence ATGCTCGTTATTCTGGTCGGGGTGAGCGCGCTGTTCCTCGTCGAGCCGGTTCTGGAAAATTACCCCGACGATGCCAGAGTATTCCCCCAGCTAACCGCGTCGATCGTCTTCATCGGGTCGCTGTTACTCCTCTTTCGGAACTATCTCCCGGGACCGCTTCGGACGTTCGTCGCCGAGAGTATTTCGATCACGAGCACCGACGAGTCGGACATCCCCGGGGCGGAAGAGGACCGAGAGGAGTCGGAGGAGACCGAAGCGGAATACAAAAAGGAGACGATCGGGACCGAGTACGGCTACGAGGTGAACGAGACGGTGTTTATGGTCGTCACGACGATTCTGTACTTCGCGGGCGGGTGGGCCGCCGGCTTCCTCTTTGCGACGCCGATTTACATCCTCGGCTACACGCTCTGGTTCCGCACCAGTCCCGTCATCAGTGTCGTACTCGCTACGCTGGGGACGATCGTCATCTACCTCTTCATGACGTACCTCGTTCTCCCGTTCGATCAAGGTCACATCTTCGACTTCAGCCCGTTCCTGCCGCTGTTGCTCGACGGGCTGTCCGCGTCGCTTCCCGGAGGTGGGACGTAG
- a CDS encoding tripartite tricarboxylate transporter permease — MAAVDAFFEGLSIALSWPTIGWLAVGMMLGIILGALPGIGSPVGMAIVLPLTLPLETTAAIILLVAIYSGAMFGGSIAAILLNAPGTESAAATTLDGYPMAQNGLAKNALAIATTASALNGFLAAIALILLSPLLIEIVLAFGSPEYFLLAILGISLITIVTQGSIVKGLVAGALGFMISTIGTAILSPRPRYTFGQFGLYDGIDFVAALIGMFAFAEMMKLAAQKQITQEDLEIAGSVREGMMTIFKYPVTTLKSGLIGMGIGMIPGSGATTSTFVAYAEEARSSAEDGAFGDGDPRGVIAPEGANNPTVSGSLIPTLSFGIPGSGSTAVLLGGILMHGLQPGPVLFGEQLHITYALFISLFLSNVLIVLVGLTVIPYASKITEIDTNLIIPMVIVLSFAGAYTLHQNWWDVGAVIVLGVLGFYMVRYNYSVIAFVLGIVLGPIAEENFFRSLQISGGEYTIFVDPVNQPLSFLLSLAILLVLFGPFVKGRVERAVSRT; from the coding sequence ATGGCGGCGGTTGACGCCTTCTTCGAGGGACTGTCGATTGCGCTGAGCTGGCCGACGATCGGATGGCTCGCGGTCGGGATGATGCTCGGGATCATCCTGGGGGCGTTACCCGGTATCGGGTCCCCGGTCGGAATGGCAATCGTGTTACCGCTGACGCTCCCGCTCGAGACGACGGCCGCGATCATCCTCCTGGTCGCGATCTACAGCGGCGCGATGTTCGGCGGGTCGATCGCCGCGATCCTCCTCAATGCGCCGGGAACGGAGTCGGCCGCGGCGACGACGCTCGACGGGTATCCGATGGCTCAAAACGGCCTGGCGAAGAACGCGCTGGCGATCGCGACGACCGCATCGGCGCTGAACGGCTTCCTCGCGGCGATAGCGCTGATCCTCCTCTCGCCGCTTCTCATCGAGATCGTCCTCGCGTTCGGGTCGCCGGAGTACTTCCTCCTCGCCATCCTCGGCATCTCCCTCATCACGATCGTCACGCAGGGATCGATCGTCAAGGGGCTCGTCGCCGGCGCGCTCGGATTCATGATCTCGACGATCGGCACCGCGATCCTCAGTCCGCGGCCGCGCTACACGTTCGGCCAGTTCGGCCTCTACGACGGAATCGACTTCGTCGCGGCGCTGATCGGCATGTTCGCGTTCGCCGAGATGATGAAACTCGCTGCACAAAAGCAGATTACCCAGGAGGACCTCGAGATCGCGGGGAGCGTCCGCGAGGGGATGATGACGATATTCAAGTATCCGGTGACGACGCTCAAGTCCGGGCTGATCGGGATGGGAATCGGCATGATCCCGGGATCGGGTGCGACGACGTCGACGTTCGTCGCCTACGCGGAAGAGGCCCGCTCGTCGGCCGAAGACGGGGCGTTCGGCGACGGAGACCCGCGCGGCGTCATCGCGCCCGAGGGGGCGAACAATCCGACCGTCAGCGGATCGCTCATCCCGACCCTGTCGTTCGGTATTCCGGGAAGCGGCTCGACGGCCGTCCTGCTCGGCGGCATCCTGATGCACGGGCTCCAGCCGGGGCCCGTCCTCTTCGGCGAACAGCTCCACATCACGTACGCGCTGTTTATCTCGCTGTTCCTCAGCAACGTCCTCATCGTTCTCGTGGGACTGACGGTGATCCCGTACGCGAGCAAGATCACCGAAATCGACACGAACCTCATCATTCCGATGGTCATCGTCCTCTCGTTCGCGGGGGCGTACACGCTCCACCAAAACTGGTGGGACGTCGGCGCCGTCATCGTGCTCGGCGTCCTCGGATTCTACATGGTCCGGTACAACTACTCGGTCATCGCGTTCGTCCTCGGCATCGTCCTCGGGCCCATCGCCGAGGAGAACTTCTTCCGGTCGCTGCAGATCTCCGGTGGCGAGTACACGATCTTCGTTGACCCGGTGAACCAACCGCTCTCATTCCTGCTTTCCCTGGCGATTCTGCTCGTGCTGTTCGGGCCGTTCGTCAAGGGACGAGTCGAACGGGCCGTCAGCCGGACCTGA
- a CDS encoding cupin domain-containing protein, giving the protein MEDGWKHVSLDDLEANPEKPGRRWEASPAFGIDAFNFNVAVLESDERLSQNHFHYHENQKELFYVVSGACRVETRDEGFTAGEDEIIAFREGPAGAHLVHNPFEEPCKLVAIGWPQDGRYPVRQLETAADVIDATGAERD; this is encoded by the coding sequence ATGGAAGACGGGTGGAAACACGTCTCACTGGACGACCTCGAGGCGAATCCGGAGAAACCGGGGCGTCGCTGGGAGGCGTCACCGGCTTTCGGCATCGACGCGTTCAATTTCAACGTCGCCGTCCTCGAGTCGGACGAGCGTCTCTCGCAGAACCACTTTCACTATCACGAGAATCAAAAGGAGCTGTTTTACGTCGTTTCCGGCGCGTGTCGCGTCGAAACGCGGGACGAAGGGTTCACCGCGGGCGAAGACGAGATCATCGCCTTCCGGGAGGGGCCGGCCGGCGCACACCTCGTTCACAATCCGTTCGAGGAGCCGTGCAAGCTCGTCGCGATCGGCTGGCCGCAGGACGGTCGGTATCCGGTCCGCCAACTCGAAACGGCGGCGGACGTGATCGACGCGACCGGAGCGGAGCGCGACTGA
- a CDS encoding bile acid:sodium symporter family protein has protein sequence MVPSAFDRLADQRNVLVVLLSAAAGLLVPGPERYTSILLTPLVIFLVYGSIRGLSLAKVDLGSIGLPVALSLGLGYVLLPLVGLPVAGLVLPDPALTGVAITLAVPTTAGSAIVWTRFSRGDAQLAAIVSIVSILLAPIATPLLLLFLVGHRGGVPVRSILADVLLIVGVAVVLSRAVPDAALSERTTEYGSGVAIACIIYTGVAGADPATVSARTVVGLVAVSVAILGLGLGMAYAAGRYYDLGRRRILPIFFAGSFKNLGIALLIAAGYASGLAVLAIITYYVVEQLTGAVIADLAGSRPGEPEPEPQPRSP, from the coding sequence ATGGTACCCTCCGCTTTCGACCGCCTGGCCGACCAGAGAAACGTCCTGGTCGTCCTCCTCTCGGCGGCCGCCGGACTGCTGGTTCCCGGTCCCGAGCGCTATACGAGCATCCTCTTGACGCCGTTAGTGATATTCCTCGTGTACGGTTCCATTCGCGGGCTCTCTCTCGCCAAGGTGGATCTGGGCTCGATCGGTCTGCCGGTCGCCCTCTCGCTGGGTCTCGGATACGTCCTGCTCCCGCTGGTCGGACTGCCGGTCGCGGGCCTCGTCCTCCCGGACCCGGCGCTCACGGGGGTCGCGATCACGCTCGCGGTCCCCACGACGGCTGGGAGCGCGATCGTCTGGACGCGGTTCTCCCGCGGCGACGCGCAACTCGCCGCGATCGTCTCGATCGTCTCGATCCTCCTCGCGCCGATTGCGACGCCGCTCTTACTCCTGTTCCTCGTCGGGCATCGCGGCGGCGTCCCGGTCCGATCGATTCTCGCCGACGTCCTGCTCATCGTCGGCGTCGCCGTGGTGCTCTCGAGGGCGGTCCCGGACGCCGCCCTCTCGGAACGAACGACGGAGTACGGGTCCGGCGTCGCGATCGCGTGCATCATCTACACGGGCGTCGCCGGCGCCGATCCCGCGACCGTCTCCGCTCGAACCGTCGTCGGCCTGGTCGCCGTGTCGGTCGCGATTCTCGGGCTCGGATTGGGGATGGCGTACGCCGCGGGGCGCTACTACGACCTCGGCCGGCGACGAATCCTCCCGATCTTCTTCGCGGGCAGTTTCAAGAACCTCGGCATCGCCTTGCTCATCGCCGCCGGCTACGCGTCGGGGCTCGCCGTCCTCGCGATCATCACCTACTACGTCGTGGAGCAGTTGACGGGGGCCGTGATCGCGGATCTCGCCGGGAGCCGTCCCGGGGAACCGGAACCGGAGCCGCAGCCGCGATCACCCTGA
- a CDS encoding FAD-binding and (Fe-S)-binding domain-containing protein, with protein MATNDRQTDGDPAIDSRAEYDYRTETMDRPDLVAALEARVDGDVRFDEYSREMYATDASAYEVLPIGVVYPTGTDDVAAVMRYCAERGIPVLPRGGGTSLAGQTVNEAVVLDFTRYMNEVTRVDPDSGRACAQAGVTIGELNRTLEPHGLKFAPDPSTADRSALGGAIGNNTTGAHSLKYGKTDAYVEEAEVVLSDGTVTTVGEIDVDDLRARADPNGELLERISDAVVRIIDEESETIEDAYPTLKRNVSGYNLDVLIDEAETGSVNLAKLLVGSEGTLGIVTEAEVSLEPIPNTKSVAVLCYRNLLDAMDDVDAILDHDPAAVEVMDDVLLDLARNTEEFADVVGILPEGTNSFLLVEFYAEDDADRREKVERLIDDRAGELAFDSLTAYDEQRQQRLWKMRKASTPILLSRTGDEKHIAFIEDVAIPPEHLSEYIADFQAVMADHDTFGSFYAHAGPGCIHIRPLVNTKTADGVETMESISDDATDLAVKYGGSVSGEHGDGRARTQWNRKLYGEHVWQLFRDLKTAFDPDWLLNPGSVCGDHDMTEHLRFGPDSRFEAGFDPVLNWDTENGFQGMVELCHGCGGCRGSQAGTGGVMCPTYRATQEEITSTRGRANMLRQAMTGDLPPDEAFSDEFVTEVMDLCIGCKGCSKDCPSEVDMAKLKAEVEHEYHERHRASVRDTLFANIGTLSKLGSAAAPLSNYARKVPGARTVLEKTIGIARERSLPTFHRETFVDWFEAREPRVDHDAAERKVLLFPDVYTNHNDPEIGKAAVRVLEAAGVRVELPEGVTSSGRPAFSKGFLDDARERAERNVNALIPRVRDGWDIVVCEPSDAVMFQSEYRDLLVGNDVDELAERTYGVCEYVDVHGLDDGLEFRDVDETLTYHGHCHQKATTKDHHAVGVLRRAGYAVDPLDSSCCGMAGSFGYEAEHYSMSRAIGRLLFDQIESSDGDGVVAPGASCRTQIGDEYDGKPPHPITKLADALA; from the coding sequence ATGGCTACGAACGACCGACAGACCGACGGAGACCCAGCGATCGACAGTCGCGCCGAGTACGACTACCGAACCGAGACGATGGACCGCCCGGACCTCGTGGCGGCCCTCGAGGCGCGCGTCGACGGCGACGTTCGCTTCGACGAGTACTCGCGGGAGATGTACGCGACCGACGCCAGCGCGTACGAGGTCCTGCCGATCGGCGTCGTCTATCCGACGGGGACCGACGACGTGGCGGCGGTGATGCGCTACTGCGCCGAGCGCGGGATTCCGGTCCTCCCGCGGGGCGGCGGAACGAGCCTGGCCGGCCAGACCGTCAACGAGGCGGTCGTCCTCGATTTCACCCGCTACATGAACGAGGTAACGCGGGTGGACCCCGATTCGGGGCGGGCCTGCGCCCAGGCGGGGGTCACGATCGGGGAGCTCAACCGGACGCTCGAGCCCCACGGGCTGAAGTTCGCGCCCGATCCGTCGACCGCCGACCGCAGCGCGCTCGGCGGGGCGATCGGGAACAACACGACGGGCGCACACTCCCTGAAGTACGGTAAGACGGACGCCTACGTCGAGGAGGCGGAAGTCGTCCTCTCCGACGGGACGGTGACGACCGTCGGCGAGATCGACGTCGACGACCTCCGCGCTCGCGCGGACCCGAACGGCGAGTTGCTCGAGCGGATCTCCGACGCAGTCGTCCGGATAATCGACGAGGAGAGCGAGACGATCGAAGACGCCTACCCGACGCTGAAGCGCAACGTCTCCGGCTACAACCTCGACGTCCTGATCGACGAGGCGGAGACTGGGTCCGTCAACCTCGCGAAGCTGCTGGTCGGGAGCGAGGGGACCCTCGGCATCGTCACCGAGGCCGAGGTGTCGCTTGAGCCGATTCCGAACACGAAGTCCGTTGCGGTGCTCTGTTACCGCAATCTGCTCGACGCGATGGACGACGTGGACGCGATCCTCGACCACGATCCGGCGGCGGTCGAGGTGATGGACGACGTGTTGCTCGACCTGGCGCGCAACACCGAGGAGTTCGCCGACGTCGTCGGTATCCTTCCGGAGGGGACGAACTCGTTCCTGCTCGTCGAGTTCTACGCCGAGGACGACGCCGACCGCAGGGAGAAGGTCGAGCGGCTGATCGACGACCGAGCGGGGGAGCTCGCGTTCGATTCGCTGACGGCCTACGACGAGCAGCGACAGCAGCGCCTCTGGAAGATGCGGAAGGCGTCGACGCCGATTCTGCTCTCCCGGACCGGCGACGAGAAACACATCGCGTTCATCGAGGACGTCGCGATTCCGCCCGAGCATCTCTCCGAGTACATCGCCGACTTCCAGGCGGTCATGGCGGACCACGACACGTTCGGCAGCTTCTACGCCCACGCCGGCCCGGGCTGTATTCATATCCGCCCCCTGGTCAACACGAAGACCGCAGACGGGGTCGAGACGATGGAATCGATCTCGGACGACGCGACCGACCTCGCGGTGAAGTACGGCGGGAGCGTCTCCGGCGAACACGGCGACGGCCGCGCGCGAACCCAGTGGAATCGGAAACTGTACGGCGAGCACGTCTGGCAGCTCTTTCGCGACCTGAAGACCGCCTTCGACCCCGACTGGCTGCTCAATCCGGGCTCCGTCTGCGGCGATCACGACATGACCGAGCACCTCCGGTTCGGCCCGGACAGCCGGTTCGAGGCCGGGTTCGATCCGGTGCTCAACTGGGACACCGAAAACGGCTTTCAGGGCATGGTCGAACTCTGTCACGGCTGCGGCGGCTGTCGGGGCAGTCAGGCGGGCACCGGCGGCGTGATGTGTCCGACCTACCGGGCCACCCAGGAGGAGATCACGAGCACCCGGGGTCGGGCGAACATGCTTCGCCAGGCGATGACCGGCGACCTCCCGCCAGACGAGGCGTTCAGCGACGAGTTCGTCACGGAAGTGATGGACCTCTGTATCGGCTGTAAGGGCTGTTCGAAGGACTGTCCGAGCGAGGTCGATATGGCGAAGCTGAAAGCCGAGGTCGAACACGAGTACCACGAGCGCCACCGCGCGTCGGTACGGGATACGCTGTTCGCGAACATCGGCACCCTCTCGAAACTCGGCAGCGCCGCCGCGCCACTGTCGAACTACGCGAGGAAGGTGCCCGGCGCGCGGACGGTGTTGGAGAAAACGATCGGGATCGCCCGCGAGCGGTCGCTGCCGACGTTCCATCGCGAGACGTTCGTCGACTGGTTCGAGGCCCGCGAGCCACGCGTCGATCACGACGCCGCCGAGCGCAAGGTCCTGCTGTTCCCGGACGTGTACACGAACCACAACGATCCCGAGATCGGCAAGGCGGCCGTTCGCGTGCTCGAGGCCGCCGGCGTCCGCGTCGAACTTCCGGAGGGCGTGACCTCGAGCGGTCGCCCGGCCTTCTCGAAGGGCTTTCTGGACGACGCGCGCGAGCGGGCCGAGCGGAACGTGAACGCGCTGATTCCGCGAGTGCGGGACGGCTGGGACATCGTCGTCTGCGAGCCGAGCGACGCCGTTATGTTCCAATCGGAGTACCGGGATCTCCTCGTCGGGAACGACGTCGACGAACTCGCCGAGCGCACCTACGGCGTCTGCGAGTACGTCGATGTCCACGGGCTCGATGACGGCCTCGAGTTCCGGGACGTCGACGAGACGCTCACCTATCACGGTCACTGCCACCAGAAGGCGACGACGAAGGACCACCACGCCGTCGGCGTGCTCCGGCGGGCCGGCTACGCCGTCGATCCGCTCGACAGCAGCTGCTGTGGGATGGCCGGCTCGTTCGGCTACGAGGCCGAGCACTACTCGATGAGTCGCGCGATCGGACGACTGCTCTTCGATCAGATCGAGTCCAGCGACGGCGACGGCGTCGTCGCGCCAGGCGCCTCCTGTCGGACGCAGATCGGAGACGAGTACGACGGCAAGCCCCCGCACCCGATAACGAAACTTGCCGACGCGCTCGCCTGA
- a CDS encoding isocitrate/isopropylmalate dehydrogenase family protein, giving the protein MAHEVASIPGDGIGPEVIDAAQPVFDDVSDRFGFELELTRYDWGSERYLESGSMMPDDGLAELAGYDAILLGAVGHPDVPDHVTLNNLLLPIRKGFDQAVCKRPAILFDGVESPLEGYDGGDIDFVVYRENTEGEYADVGGQEHPGHDHEVAVQSAVFTRTGTERIVRAAFEAATEREGRVTSITKSNAQAHSMVFWDRIVEDVSAEYPDVTVERLLVDAASMDFIRRPEEFDVVVASNLFGDILTDIGAIITGSMGLAPSANVNVTGEYPSMFEPVHGSAPDIVGDGVANPLATILSAAMLFDHLGESEAGDAVWTAVTDQLADPDAPRTPDLGGTATTARVVEDLRTRI; this is encoded by the coding sequence ATGGCACACGAAGTGGCGAGTATCCCGGGCGACGGTATCGGCCCGGAAGTCATCGATGCGGCGCAGCCGGTCTTCGACGACGTTTCTGACCGGTTCGGGTTCGAGCTCGAATTGACGCGATACGATTGGGGGTCCGAACGGTACCTCGAGAGCGGGTCGATGATGCCCGACGACGGACTTGCCGAGCTCGCGGGCTACGACGCGATCCTGCTGGGCGCGGTCGGCCACCCCGACGTCCCGGATCACGTGACGCTGAACAACCTCCTCCTCCCGATCCGCAAGGGCTTCGACCAGGCCGTCTGCAAGCGACCGGCGATCCTCTTCGACGGCGTCGAGAGCCCACTCGAGGGATACGACGGCGGCGACATCGACTTCGTCGTGTACCGCGAGAACACCGAAGGGGAGTACGCCGACGTGGGCGGACAGGAACATCCGGGCCACGACCACGAGGTCGCGGTCCAGAGCGCGGTCTTCACGCGGACCGGCACCGAGCGGATCGTTCGAGCCGCGTTCGAGGCGGCGACTGAGCGCGAAGGGCGAGTGACCAGCATCACGAAATCGAACGCGCAGGCACACAGCATGGTATTCTGGGACCGGATCGTCGAGGACGTCTCGGCCGAGTACCCGGATGTGACGGTCGAGCGCCTGCTCGTCGACGCCGCGAGCATGGACTTCATCCGGCGACCGGAGGAGTTCGACGTCGTCGTCGCGTCGAACCTCTTCGGCGACATCCTGACCGACATCGGGGCGATCATCACCGGGAGCATGGGGCTCGCCCCGTCGGCCAACGTCAACGTCACGGGGGAGTACCCCTCGATGTTCGAGCCGGTCCACGGCAGCGCGCCCGATATCGTCGGCGACGGCGTCGCGAATCCGCTCGCGACGATCCTCTCCGCCGCGATGCTGTTCGACCACCTCGGTGAATCCGAGGCCGGCGACGCGGTCTGGACCGCCGTCACCGATCAGCTCGCGGATCCGGACGCCCCCCGGACGCCCGATCTGGGCGGGACCGCCACGACGGCGCGGGTGGTCGAGGACCTCCGCACCCGCATCTAA
- a CDS encoding PPC domain-containing DNA-binding protein, producing MEYREVDSSREYVARLETGRDWRSEIEALASEAEVEAGWFNAMGAVRDAEIWFYEQDDQAYDSVTFDEPLEVAACVGNVSRLEGDVFAHTHAVLSRPDGETLAGHLDAATVFAGEVHLRAFDEPLVRTPHEPTGLDLWLNE from the coding sequence ATGGAGTACCGAGAAGTCGATTCTTCGCGTGAGTACGTCGCCAGGCTCGAGACCGGACGCGACTGGCGAAGCGAAATCGAGGCACTCGCGAGCGAGGCCGAGGTCGAAGCGGGCTGGTTCAACGCGATGGGCGCCGTTCGGGACGCCGAGATCTGGTTCTACGAGCAGGACGACCAGGCGTACGACTCGGTGACCTTCGACGAGCCGCTCGAGGTCGCCGCATGCGTCGGAAACGTCTCTCGACTCGAGGGCGACGTGTTCGCTCACACCCACGCCGTCCTCTCGCGGCCGGACGGGGAAACGCTCGCCGGCCACCTCGACGCCGCGACCGTGTTCGCCGGCGAAGTCCACCTTCGGGCCTTCGACGAGCCCCTCGTCCGGACCCCTCACGAGCCGACGGGGTTGGATCTCTGGCTCAACGAGTAG
- the ddh gene encoding D-2-hydroxyacid dehydrogenase, producing the protein MAERTELEQLYVHESVENVIPTDAFVDAFDEVSIPAELVGDGREYGASDAVATYVPRPEFLDAGWVHCIRAGYDEFDIEAYEAAGVPLTNSSGIHGSTVGELALTIMLSLARLGHRYRDHQTERNWWEPPYDRPFTIENERVCVVGLGTIGKAIATRCDALGMDVVGVRRSDEPVPGVSELFDPDRLHDAIENARFVVLTVPHTPETEGLLSAEEFVRMRDDAYVINVARGPVVDEKTLIAAIEKDQIAGAGLDVFETEPLPEDSPLWDLDEVIISPHKGSATNRYHLDIADLVAENVQRYRSGDILKNRVA; encoded by the coding sequence ATGGCCGAGCGAACGGAACTCGAACAGCTGTACGTCCACGAATCGGTCGAAAACGTGATTCCGACGGACGCGTTCGTCGACGCGTTCGACGAGGTATCGATCCCCGCCGAACTCGTCGGCGACGGCCGCGAGTACGGCGCGTCCGACGCGGTGGCGACGTACGTGCCGCGACCGGAGTTTCTGGATGCCGGGTGGGTCCACTGCATCCGCGCCGGATACGACGAGTTCGATATCGAAGCGTACGAAGCGGCCGGCGTGCCGCTCACGAACAGCTCCGGCATTCACGGTTCGACGGTCGGCGAACTCGCACTCACCATCATGCTCTCGCTGGCCCGCCTGGGGCACCGCTACCGCGATCACCAGACCGAGCGAAACTGGTGGGAGCCGCCGTACGATCGCCCGTTCACGATCGAGAACGAGCGCGTCTGCGTCGTCGGCCTCGGCACCATCGGGAAAGCGATCGCGACGCGCTGCGACGCCCTCGGGATGGACGTCGTCGGGGTTCGACGCTCCGACGAACCGGTACCAGGCGTCTCCGAACTGTTCGACCCCGATCGCCTCCACGACGCGATCGAGAACGCCCGGTTCGTCGTCCTCACCGTCCCGCACACGCCGGAGACCGAGGGGCTGTTGAGCGCCGAGGAGTTCGTGCGGATGCGAGACGACGCGTACGTTATCAACGTCGCTCGCGGCCCAGTCGTCGACGAGAAGACGCTCATCGCGGCGATCGAAAAGGACCAGATCGCGGGCGCGGGGCTCGACGTGTTCGAGACGGAACCGCTCCCCGAGGACTCCCCCCTCTGGGATCTCGACGAAGTCATCATCTCGCCGCACAAGGGCTCCGCGACGAACCGGTACCACCTCGACATCGCTGACCTCGTCGCGGAGAACGTACAGCGCTACCGGTCGGGCGACATCCTGAAGAACCGCGTGGCCTGA